Proteins encoded within one genomic window of Corvus hawaiiensis isolate bCorHaw1 chromosome 9, bCorHaw1.pri.cur, whole genome shotgun sequence:
- the RNF2 gene encoding E3 ubiquitin-protein ligase RING2, producing the protein MSQAVQTNGTQPLSKTWELSLYELQRTPQEAITDGLEIVVSPRSLHSELMCPICLDMLKNTMTTKECLHRFCADCIITALRSGNKECPTCRKKLVSKRSLRPDPNFDALISKIYPSRDEYEAHQERVLARISKHNNQQALSHSIEEGLKIQAMNRLQRGKKQQIENGSGAEDNGDSSHCSNASTHSNQEAGPSNKRTKTSDDSGLELDNNNTTVAIDPVMDGASEIELVFRPHPTLMENDDSAQTRYIKTSGNATVDHLSKYLAVRLALEELRSKGESNQMNLDTASEKQYTIYIATAAGQFTVLNGSFSLELVSEKYWKVNKPMELYYAPTKEHK; encoded by the exons aTGTCTCAGGCCGTGCAGACCAACGGGACGCAGCCTCTGAGCAAGACCTGGGAGCTCAGTCTGTACGAGCTGCAGAGAACACCCCAG GAAGCCATCACAGATGGCCTGGAGATCGTGGTGTCCCCCCGGAGCCTGCACAGCGAGCTCATGTGTCCCATCTGCCTGGACATGCTCAAGAACACCATGACCACCAAGGAGTGTCTGCATCGCTTCTGCGCCGACTGCATCATCACCGCCCTCAGGAGCGG CAACAAAGAATGTCCCACATGTCGCAAAAAGCTCGTTTCAAAAAGATCCCTGCGGCCAGACCCCAATTTTGACGCTCTCATCAGTAAGATTTACCCGAGCCGGGATGAGTACGAAGCTCATCAGGAGAGGGTGCTGGCGAGGATCAGCAAGCACAACAACCAGCAAGCCCTGAGCCACAGCATTGAGGAGGGATTAAAGATTCAGGCTATGAACAG GTTGCAGCGGGGCAAGAAGCAGCAGATTGAGAACGGCAGCGGGGCCGAGGACAACGGCgacagctcccactgcagcaaTGCCTCCACACACAGCAACCAGGAAGCGGGGCCCAGCAACAAGAGGACCAAAACCTCGGATGActctgggctggagctggacaaCAACAACACCACTGTGGCCATAGACCCCGTGATGGATGGGGCCAGTGAGATCGAGCTGGTGTTCAGGCCTCACCCCACCCTCATGGAGAATGACGACAGTGCGCAGACAAG GTACATCAAGACCTCGGGCAATGCCACGGTTGATCACTTGTCCAAGTACCTGGCAGTGAGATTGGCCCTGGAGGAGCTACGGAGCAAAGGCGAGTCCAACCAGATGAACCTGGACACGGCCAGTGAGAAGCAGTACACCATCTacatcgccaccgccgccggcCAGTTCACC GTGCTAAATGGGTCCTTTTCCCTGGAACTGGTCAGTGAGAAGTACTGGAAAGTGAACAAACCCATGGAACTGTATTATGCCCCCACCAAGGAGCACAAATAA
- the TRMT1L gene encoding TRMT1-like protein, translating to MAAAEAAEAVLGRQQEQREEEEENHGHEGSGEPAALNGVVVSEKLKSSNLDVKITESELEVEEKGAEEERPRESDSNILDVSSDYPRDKHISIQRHLADLEKLADLREDEKKPCPLCPEEKFKACYSHKLHRHLQNLHWKVSVEFEGYRMCICHLSCRPVKPNLVGDQTLAKMGAHYHCIICSATIIRRTDMIGHINRHVNKGETESRFITVRAPKSSYEVVKESATDVQVLPNHSTPQKTDSYFNPKMKLNRQLIFCALAVLAGERKPIECLDAFGATGIMGLQWAKHLRSSVKVTINDCNENSVTMIKENCHLNKMKVKLNIKEEDNDETVGDGEENSDTIEVTKMDANVIMHLRSFDFIHLDPFGTSVNYLDSAFRNVRNLGIVSLTSTDISSLYAKAQHVALRHYGCNIVRTEYYKELAARTVIAAVTRAAARCNKGIEVLLAVALEHFVLVVVRVLRGPTPADDSAKKVRYLIHCQWCEERVFQKEGNMVEENPYQQLPCDCHGSMPGKTAVLLGPLWSGALFNTGFLRRMLLEAVQYGLDEAQPLLKTLVCEAECTTLKHFSTHSPGDENKQEECGVYIKTSNTSAESYLVHGKRKSEEVLRSAAKRQRAEHSAEHPPFYYNIHRHSIKGMNMPKLNKFLNYLSEAGYRVSRTHFDPMGVRTNAPLVQFKTVLMKYSTPTYVGVQAEGPVHLPGEIQVGEEVPAAAEIKVEEAELAEDGKSGVTAAMVTQSYPTHCAAD from the exons ATGGCAGCGGCAGAGGCGGcggaggctgtgctggggcggcagcaggagcagcgggaggaagaggaggagaaccATGGCCATGAAGGCAGCGGCGAGCCGGCGGCGCTCA aTGGTGTGGTGGtctctgaaaaactgaaaagcagcaacCTGGATGTGAAAATTACTGAGTCAGAATTGGAAGTTGAAGAAAAAGGAGCGGAGGAAGAACGCCCAAGGGAATCTGATAGCAACATTTTGGATGTATCATCTGATTATCCAAGAG acAAACATATTTCAATTCAGAGACACCTTGCTGATCTAGAGAAACTGGCTGACCTGAGAGAAG atgaaaagaaaCCTTGTCCGTTGTGTCCTGAGGAGAAATTCAAAGCTTGCTATAGCCACAAACTCCATCGTCACCTGCAGAATTTGCACTGGAAAGTTTCTGTTGAATTTGAAG GGTACAGAATGTGCATCTGTCACTTATCCTGTCGGCCAGTAAAACCCAACCTTGTTGGAGACCAG ACATTGGCAAAGATGGGAGCTCATTACCACTGTATCATCTGCTCGGCGACTATCATACGAAGAACTGACATGATAGGTCACATCAATCGCCACGTGAATAAAGGAGAGACTGAGTCAAGGTTTATCACAG TTCGTGCTCCCAAGTCGTCTTACGAAGTGGTGAAAGAGTCAGCCACAGATGTGCAGGTTCTTCCCAACCACTCCACGCCCCAGAAAACAGATTCCTATTTTAATCCTAAAATGAAACTCAACAG GCAGTTGATATTCTGTGCACTGGCTGTGCTTGCTGGGGAGCGCAAACCCATTGAATGTTTGGATGCTTTTGGTGCCACTG GTATCATGGGATTGCAGTGGGCAAAGCACCTCAGAAGTTCTGTGAAAGTTACAATTAATGATTGTAATGAAAATTCTGTGACAATGATTAAGGAGAATTGtcatttaaacaaaatgaaGGTGAAACTGAACATTAAGGAAGAAGACAATGATGAAActgtgggagatggagaagaaaataGTGACACCATTGAGGTGACAAAAATGGATGCCAATGTTATCATGCATTTGAGATCATTTGATTTTAT ccatttGGACCCCTTTGGAACTTCTGTGAATTACCTGGACTCTGCCTTTAGAAATGTGAGGAACCTTGGGATTGTGTCGTTGACATCCACAGACATCAGCTCCCTGTATGCCAAGGCTCAACATGTGGCCCTGCGTCACTATGGCTGCAATATTGTCAGAACAGAGTACTACAAGGAGCTGGCAGCCAGGACTGTAATTGCTGCTGTGACAAG agctgcagctcgCTGTAACAAAGGCATTGAAGTGCTGCTGGCAGTAGCTCTGGAACACTTTGTTCTGGTGGTGGTCAGAGTTTTACGGGGCCCGACCCCTGCGGATGACTCGGCAAAGAAGGTCCGATACCTCATCCACTGCCAGTGGTGTGAAGAGAGGGTTTTCCAGAAAGAGGGCAATATGGTGGAAG aaaaccCTTACCAGCAGCTGCCCTGTGACTGCCACGGCAGCATGCCTGGGAAGACAGCAGTGCTTCTTGGTCCACTCTG GTCAGGAGCGCTCTTCAACACTGGATTCCTCAggaggatgctgctggaggctgtgcAGTACGGCTTGGATGAAGCTCAGCCACTTCTGAAGACATTAGTTTGTGAAGCAGAGTGCACAACTCTCAAACATTTTTCTACCCACAGTCCTGGTGATGAGAACAAACAAG AAGAGTGTGGCGTATATATTAAAACATCAAATACTTCTGCAGAATCCTACTTGGTACATG ggaagaggaaaagcgAGGAGGTGCTGCGCAGCGCGGCGAAGCGGCAGCGAGCCGAGCACAGTGCCGAGCACCCCCCGTTCTATTACAACATCCACCGGCACAGCATCAAGGGCATGAACATGCCAAA GTTAAATAAGTTCCTGAACTATCTGTCGGAGGCTGGATACCGTGTGAGCCGAACCCACTTTGACCCCATGGGAGTCCGCACCAATGCGCCCCTGGTGCAGTTCAAGACTGTTCTCATGAAGTACAGCACTCCCACCTACGTGGGGGTACAGGCAGAAGGCCCTGTGCACCTCCCTGGAGAGATCCAGGTGGGAGAAGAggttccagctgctgcagagatcaAGGTGGAGGAGGCTGAGTTAGCGGAAGATGGTAAATCCGGAGTCACCGCCGCCATGGTCACACAGTCATACCCCACTCACTGTGCTGCTGATTAA